Proteins encoded together in one Diabrotica undecimpunctata isolate CICGRU chromosome 3, icDiaUnde3, whole genome shotgun sequence window:
- the LOC140436253 gene encoding uncharacterized protein, translated as MDSLLQYSNLTERLSSQLPELAFPDDNNNNDDFENSVPAKEDKYSLRPRSMRRMTEPAKESLQKISHRQSKPHKPKQKAAPLSKYRRKTANARERNRMREINQAFETLRRIIPHMQATHMPGTNEKLTKITTLRLAMKYISTLSAALNGSTELESLSDYSEFDCFFLESDGESISDHSGSLLTSPEFPEPSLSPVDFSDPSLPALLHTDFTEHSLEHGDFSDFLLT; from the coding sequence ATGGACTCGTTACTTCAGTACAGCAATCTTACAGAAAGGCTTAGCTCGCAGTTACCAGAGCTAGCCTTTCCAGACGACAATAACAATAACGATGATTTCGAAAATAGCGTTCCTGCAAAAGAAGATAAGTACTCTCTTCGACCGAGATCAATGCGAAGAATGACAGAACCTGCTAAAGAATCTCTCCAAAAAATCTCGCACCGGCAAAGTAAACCGCACAAGCCGAAACAAAAAGCGGCGCCTTTAAGTAAATATAGACGAAAAACTGCAAATGCCAGGGAGAGAAACAGAATGAGAGAGATCAATCAAGCTTTCGAAACGTTGAGGAGAATCATCCCTCATATGCAAGCTACTCATATGCCCGGAACTAACGAGAAGCTAACAAAAATTACCACCTTGAGGCTAGCAATGAAATACATTTCGACACTAAGTGCTGCTTTAAATGGTTCAACGGAATTGGAATCACTTTCAGACTACAGCGAATTCGATTGCTTCTTCTTGGAGTCAGATGGAGAATCGATATCAGATCATTCGGGATCGCTGCTTACATCCCCCGAATTTCCAGAACCCTCTTTATCACCTGTAGATTTTAGCGATCCTTCTTTACCTGCGCTTCTGCATACAGACTTTACCGAGCATTCCCTGGAGCATGGAGATTTTAGTGATTTTTTGTTAACGTAA